A genomic stretch from bacterium includes:
- the metG gene encoding methionine--tRNA ligase — protein MEKFYITTAIDYVNAPPHIGHAYEKIATDVLARHFRQRGIPVFFLTGSDEHGIKIERTSKEKGLTPLEFCDEIAQKFKEAWELLDIKYDRYIRTTEADHKKVVQHIFKTLVEKGDIYKAAYTGIYCAGCESFLNERDLTEDGLCPDHKTKLQEVKEENYFFKLSKYKEKIIEHIKTNPRFILPEFRVNELLNQLKDMEDFSVSRSKEAVSWGIPVPDDDTQIIYVWIDALSNYLTGIGYLKDEALFNKFWSANVHMIGKDILKFHSIYWIAILMALKEVEEKITLPETIFAHGWITVDQTKMSKTLGNVIAPKAVLDAYNMDKPDALRYFLMTTTPFGRDGNYSDEDFKNKVNADLANNLGNLLNRTLSMLIKYFDGEIKPEHITESESNLLAELTENRQKIIVQNFYIYEISNAAETIIKLADTANEYLQNKKPWSLAKEGKMIECGQVLYNVLETLRHISIMIYPFTPNIAQDMWIQLGQPDNIEDVKYAEISELEDWVEEEHEHEIGGASTKRFYTPTKEKNHSKLEWGGLQAGKIASVETVKPVFLRLDSEIAGEDKKRNK, from the coding sequence AAAATTTTATATAACGACAGCTATTGACTACGTAAATGCGCCTCCGCACATAGGACATGCCTATGAGAAAATCGCTACGGATGTTTTAGCCAGACACTTCAGGCAAAGAGGAATACCTGTCTTTTTTCTTACCGGATCGGATGAACATGGAATTAAGATAGAAAGAACTTCAAAAGAAAAAGGTCTTACTCCTCTGGAATTTTGTGATGAAATTGCGCAAAAATTCAAAGAAGCGTGGGAATTGCTGGATATAAAATACGACAGGTATATAAGAACAACAGAAGCTGACCATAAAAAAGTAGTTCAACATATCTTTAAAACCCTTGTGGAAAAAGGCGATATTTATAAAGCTGCTTACACAGGGATTTACTGCGCAGGCTGTGAAAGTTTTTTAAACGAAAGAGACCTGACAGAAGACGGTTTGTGTCCTGACCATAAAACAAAACTTCAGGAAGTGAAAGAAGAAAACTATTTTTTCAAACTTTCAAAATACAAAGAAAAAATTATCGAACATATAAAAACAAATCCGAGGTTTATTCTTCCTGAATTTAGAGTAAATGAGTTGTTAAACCAGCTTAAAGATATGGAAGATTTTAGTGTTTCCCGCTCGAAAGAGGCTGTTTCATGGGGAATTCCTGTTCCTGATGACGATACTCAGATTATTTATGTGTGGATTGATGCTCTTTCAAACTATCTTACAGGCATCGGATATCTTAAAGATGAGGCATTGTTTAATAAGTTCTGGTCTGCAAATGTTCATATGATTGGAAAAGATATTCTGAAATTCCATTCAATCTATTGGATAGCAATTCTTATGGCATTAAAAGAAGTTGAAGAAAAAATTACTCTGCCTGAAACAATTTTTGCGCATGGCTGGATTACTGTCGACCAAACCAAGATGAGCAAAACTCTCGGTAATGTCATAGCTCCAAAAGCAGTTCTTGATGCATATAATATGGATAAGCCGGATGCTCTAAGATATTTTCTGATGACCACGACACCTTTTGGAAGAGACGGCAATTACAGCGATGAGGACTTCAAAAACAAAGTAAATGCTGATCTGGCTAATAATCTTGGAAATCTTCTCAACAGAACTTTGAGCATGCTGATTAAATATTTTGACGGTGAGATAAAACCCGAACATATAACTGAATCAGAGAGTAATTTGCTTGCAGAGCTTACCGAAAATAGACAAAAGATTATAGTACAAAATTTTTATATATATGAAATTTCTAATGCTGCTGAAACAATTATTAAATTAGCTGATACAGCAAACGAATATTTACAAAACAAAAAACCTTGGAGTTTAGCAAAAGAAGGAAAAATGATCGAATGCGGACAAGTTTTATACAATGTTCTTGAAACTTTAAGACATATAAGCATTATGATTTATCCTTTTACGCCCAATATTGCTCAAGATATGTGGATTCAACTTGGACAGCCAGATAACATTGAAGATGTTAAATATGCAGAAATATCTGAACTAGAAGATTGGGTAGAAGAAGAGCATGAACATGAAATAGGTGGTGCATCTACTAAAAGATTTTATACACCTACAAAAGAAAAGAATCACTCTAAGCTAGAATGGGGCGGACTGCAAGCAGGAAAAATAGCTTCTGTCGAAACGGTTAAACCCGTATTTCTCCGCCTTGACTCAGAGATTGCCGGCGAAGATAAAAAAAGAAATAAATAA
- a CDS encoding TatD family hydrolase, giving the protein MNYKLIDTHAHLDFKDFQDNIEEILENSKAVGVEKIIIPGVTLEDMHKIINLIEKYDNLYGAAAIHPSEAKSWQEEYYELFKEYAQHDKVVAIGETGLDYYHDATFKETQQHVFRRHLELAEELNIPVIVHDRESHDDVLAILKEFPEVKGVMHCFSGDADFAMKCIELGYFIALGGPVTFKNAISPKEVAQIIPIEKLVLETDSPFLAPHPFRGKENDPSKIILVAETIAEIKGLSVEEVANITSSNAERLFGI; this is encoded by the coding sequence ATGAATTACAAACTTATAGACACACATGCTCATCTCGATTTTAAGGATTTTCAGGATAATATTGAGGAGATTCTCGAAAATTCAAAAGCTGTCGGCGTTGAAAAAATAATTATCCCCGGTGTAACGCTTGAAGATATGCATAAAATAATAAACTTAATAGAAAAATATGATAATTTGTATGGTGCAGCAGCGATTCATCCTTCTGAAGCGAAAAGCTGGCAGGAAGAATATTATGAACTCTTTAAAGAATATGCCCAACATGACAAAGTTGTGGCAATTGGGGAAACCGGGCTTGATTATTATCACGATGCGACATTTAAAGAAACCCAGCAGCATGTGTTTAGAAGGCATCTTGAACTTGCAGAAGAATTAAATATTCCTGTAATTGTACATGACAGAGAATCCCATGACGATGTTCTGGCTATTTTAAAAGAGTTTCCCGAGGTAAAAGGAGTTATGCACTGTTTTTCGGGAGATGCCGATTTTGCAATGAAGTGTATAGAACTCGGATATTTTATTGCGCTTGGAGGACCTGTAACTTTTAAAAATGCAATAAGTCCTAAAGAAGTTGCTCAAATAATTCCCATTGAAAAACTTGTTCTGGAAACAGATTCACCGTTTTTAGCGCCGCATCCGTTCAGGGGGAAAGAAAATGACCCTTCTAAAATCATTCTGGTTGCCGAAACTATAGCGGAAATA